Within the Gammaproteobacteria bacterium genome, the region CGTAGTTCGTCTGCTTGCCGCCGCGCATGATGATGTGGCAGTCGCGGTTGCCGCCGGTCGAGAAAATCGCCGAGCGCCCCTGCTTGGTGACCGACAGAAAGTGATGCGGGCGCGACGCCGAACGCAGCGCGTCAATTGCAATCTGGATGTTGCCGTCGGTGCCGTTCTTGAAGCCGACCGGGCACGACAGCCCCGACGCCAGTTCGCGGTGCGACTGGCTTTCGGTCGTGCGCGCGCCGATGGCGCCCCAACTGATGAGGTCGGAGACATACTGCGGGCTGACCAGGTCGAGATACTCGGTCGCCGCCGACACGCCGCGGCTGTTCAGGTCGAGCAGCAGGCTGCGCGCGGTCCTGAGGCCGCGGTTGATGTCAAAACTGTCGTCGAGGCCGGGGTCGTTGATCAGCCCCTTCCAGCCGACCGTCGTGCGCGGCTTCTCGAAATAAACGCGCATGATGATGTGCAGCGCGCCGGCGTAGTCGTCAATGCACGGGCGCAGCCTGCCGGCGTATTCCAGCGCCGAATCCACATGGTGCACCGAGCACGGCCCGACGACGACGACGATGCGCGAATCGCGCCCGTGCAGGATGTTCTGCACCGCCTCGCGCGAACGGTGCACGCATTCGGACACCCCGTCGCTGATGGGCAGTTGCGCGACCAGCGCCTCGGGCGCGACCAGTTCCCTGATTTCGCGTATTTTCAGATCGTCGGTCTGGTATCTCATCGTGTCATTCCGGGCGCGCCGCGGCGCCGAAGCGTTCGGCGACGGCGCGCATCGCCGAACCCTTTATTCTCATGGAAGCGCGGTTTGCAATCAAGCGCGCGCTGATGGCGGCAATCTCCTCGATCTCGGCGAGGCCGTTGGTGCGCAGCGTCTCGCCGGTGTCCACCAAGTCCACAATCAGGTCGGACAGGCCGAGGATCGGCGCCAGTTCCATCGAGCCGTAGAGTTTGACGATGTCGGCCTGGCGCCCGCCCTGCGCGAAGTGGCGGCGCGCTGTCGCGACATATTTGGTCGCCACGCGCGGGCGCCGCGGCGGCGCGCGGCGGCGCGCCGGGCCGGCGACGACCATGCGGCAGCGGGCGATGCCGAGGTCGCACAACTCATAGTAGCCGCGCCCGGCGTGCTCCATCAGCATGTCCTTGCCGGCGATGCCGAAATCGGCGGCGCCGTGTTCGACGAAGGTCGGCACATCGGCGGCGCGGATGATGACAATCTCGGCACCGCCGTCGTCCGTGCACGGCATCACCAGGCGGCGCTCGCGCAGCGGGTCGCCGTCCGGCGCGAGGCCGGCGCGCCCGAGCAGCGGCAGCGCCTCGCGCAGCAGCCGCCCCTTGGCGACGGCGATTCTGAAACGCGCGGCGGTCATCGCGCCGCTACGCCGACACGCGGTGAATGTCGGCGCCGAGTTGCGAGAGTTTCTCCTCGATGCACTCGTAGCCGCGGTCAATGTGGTAAATCCGGTCCACGACGGTCTCGCCCTCGGCGACGAGGCCGGCGAGTATCAGCGACGCCGACGCCCGCAAATCGGTCGCCATCACCGGCGCGCCCTTCAGCCGGCGGTTGCCGGTGATATAGGCCGAGTTGCCGCGCACGACGATGTCGGCGCCCATGCGCTGCATTTCCTGCACATGCATGAAGCGGTTCTCGAACACCGTCTCGGTGACCACGCCCGAACCCTCGGCGACGGCGTTGAGGCTGGTGAACTGCGCCTGCATGTCGGTCGGAAACGCCGGGTACGGCGCGGTCTCGATGCTGACGCCGCGCGGGCGCCCGCCGCGCATGTCAATCTCGATGCTGCCGTTGCCGGTGTTGATGTGCGCGCCCGATTCCGTCAGTTTGCACAGGATGGTGTCCACCAGCCCGGCGCTGGTGTTCTCCAGCCTGACCTTGCCGCCGGTCATCGCCGCGGCGGTCAGGAAGGTGCCGGTCTCGATGCGGTCCGGCAGCACATCGAAACCGCACCCGTGCAGCCGCTCGCGCCCGCGCACGGTGATGACATCGCCGCCCTCGCCGGCGATGTCGGCGCCCATCTTGCGCAGGCAGCGCGCCAGGTCAACGACTTCCGGCTCGCGCGCGGCGTTGCGGATGGTCGTCGTGCCGCGCGCCAGCGTCGCCGCCATCAGCAGGTTCTCGGTGCCGGTGACGGTGCGCCCCGGCAGTTCAATGTCGGCGCCCTTCATGCACGGCGCGCTGGCGATGATGTAGCCGTCGTCCACATCCACCTTCGCGCCCATCTTGCGCAGACTGTCGAGGTGGATGTTGACCGGCCTCGAGCCGATGGCGCAGCCGCCCGGCAGCGACACCCGCGCGTAGCCGTAGCGCGCCAGCATCGGCCCCAGCACCAGCACCGACGCGCGCATCGTCTTGACGACCTCGTACGGCGCGAAGAAATTGCTGATGGTTGAACTGTTGACCTCAAGGTTCATGCGCTCGTCAATGACGACCGAAATCCCCATTTGCCGCAGCAGTTCGATGGTGGTCGTCACATCGTTCAGGTGCGGCACATTGCCGATGGTCATCAACTCGTCGGTCAGCAGCGTCGCCGCCAGCACCGGCAGCACCGCGTTCTTGGCGCCGGAAATTCGCACGCGGCCCTCGAGCGGCTCGCCCCCCCCCTTGATGTAGAGTTTTTCCATGCCCGCCGCGGCCCGCCGCACCGCTCAGGAGGCGGTGTTCAGGCGCCTGAGCAGCGAATCAAAGCCGTCTTCGCGAATTTCGCGGTCAAAACTCTGCCTGAACTGCTTGACCAGGCTGAGGCCGTCAATCACCAGATCGAAGACCTGCCATCTGCCGTTCCTGTCGTGCATCATGTAGTTGATGCTGAGAGGCGGCTCGTTGGCCTCGAAGGTGACATCGCTCGCGACCAGCACATACTTGCCGCCGCCCGCCTTCTGCGGCGCGCGGAAACGAATCCGGTCCACCTCGGTCAGCAGTGTCAGCGATTTGCCGTAACTGCGTATCAGCAGCGACTCCATCGCCGCGGTGAAATTCCGGCGCTGCCCGTCGCCGAGGCCCTTCCAGTGCCTGCCGAGCACCAGGCGGCTCAGGGTCGCGGTGTCCACCGCCGGCAGAATGCGCTGGCGAATCAGCCGGAACAGCGCGTCGTCGTTGTTCTGATACAGCGCCTTGTTGGCCTTGACCTCGGTCAGCAATTCCTGCACCAGGCCGTCCACGGCCTTCTTCGCCGCGCCGGTGTCGGCGCAAACCGGCGACGCCAGCGCGAGGCCAGCCATCAGCGCCAGCGCGCCCCGCGTCATGCCTTTCCTCCTGCACCGCGCGCGGCGTTCGGAAAACGCCGCCGCAAAAACATGCACAGCGCGCCGAGCATCAGCATCAGCAGCCCGGCAACACCGAAACTGCCGCCGCCCGCGCCGACTCCGCCGCCGCCACCGGCGCGCAGCCCGAGCGGATCGTGGACGACGCCGTTGGGAAGCGCCTCATCCTCGTCATATTCGCCGCCGTCGGCGACATAAACCACCAGGCAGGCGTCGCCGCCCGACTTCGGACGCCTGAGACCGCCGCTGTCGCGGTACGGGCTGTCCGCAGCCCCGGTGTCGTCGGGGCACGCGCCGTTGGCGAGCGGTGCAAAGCCATAGTCGTTGCCGCCGGGCAAGGCCGCGAACGGCTCGGAGGCGCCGTCTTCGCGGTATTTGAACAGCGCCAGGTTGGCGTCGGCATAGAGCGATTCCGGCAGCGGAATGATCACGCCGGCGCGGCCTCCGGCCACCGTCGTCGCGGTCGAGTTTTGCGCCATCCCCGATGAGTAATCCACATCATACACGCTGAAATCATACACCACTTCAAAGCCCTCGACATCGAAGAACGACGCCGCCCAGGTGTCGTACGACGGCGCCGCGCCGGGCATCAGGTCTTCCCTGTCCGCCGCGCGCCTCAGCGTCGCCGCGCCGAGGCGCACGCTTTGCCCCGGCAGCACCGGGCGGATGTGGTGCCACGAATCGGCGCCCGCAAGGCTCCCGTCCGTGTCCAGCACCGCCACCGGCAGGCCGCTGTCGTCTTCGTACAAATCGCTGTCGTCGGCGATGCCGTCCCGGTCGCCGTCGCTTGCGGCCACAGCCGCCAGCGCATGGGCCGACGGCACAATCGGCCACGAAACCGTCACCGTCGCGGTGGCGCCGCGCCCGGGCGCCGAGATGCGCAGCGTCACCGAAGTCGGCGTCGTAACCGCCGCCACCGTCAGCGCGACTTCAATGTCGGCGCCCGAACGCACCGCCGACAGCGCCGACAACGCGGCGGCGCCGGCGCCGGTCGCGGTCACCACAGGCGCGAGGCTCGGGTGCGGATTCTCGACCGGCAGTTGGACGGCGAACACGCCCGCCGACAGCACCGAACGCACATCGCCGTCGCCGCGCCCGGCGCCGCTGAACAGCACCGGCGAACCGACCGTCGGCGGCAGCGAGTCGTCGCCAAGCCGCACCACCGTCGTCTGCGTCGCCAGCCCCAGCGAATAACTGTTTGCCGTCAGCGCGGCGGTGTCGGTGCCGGCACGCCACAACGACGCGCCGGCGCCCGACAGCCCGGCGATGCCCCAGGTGCGCGAAGCGGTCACGGCGCTTTTTGCGACCGTGAACGAAAAGGTTTTCCTGCCCGTCTGCATCTCACCGGTCGTGAACGACAGCGTCAAATCCGACGCCGCCTCGGGGCCGTCGTGGTTCGCCTCGACCGCAACCGTGGCCGAGTCGGCGTCGGCGGCCAGGAAGAACAGCCGTTCGCTGTTCATGTTCAATTCCGGCACGCGGACGATGCGCTGCTCAGACAGCGTGCTTGTCGTGGCCTGCGGCAGCCAGTAGCCCGCCGCGTCCGCCGCCAGCCACCCGATCCGGTGCTCAACGCCGGCCCGGATGTCGGCAAAATCCACGACCGCGCAGCCGCCGCGCGCCACCGGCGCCCGGTAATTGGCCGGGAAGCGCCCGGTGCAGCCGTAGCCGGGTTCGCCCGGCGCCGGCGTGTAGCCGAAGGTGTCGCTCAGGTACCAGGCGGTGAGCCTGGCGGCGACGGTGCCGGTCGTGCCGATGCCGAGATGGGCGTCGGCGCCGAGCACGCGGATGCCCGAATACGCGATGCGGGCGATGTCCGAAACGCCGCGGCCCAACACGACTTGCGGCAGCGCCGCACGCTCGGCGTCCGACAGCGGCGCCAGCGGATTGCCGCCGTATTCAATTTCCGCCGCATCCGGAATGCCGTCGCCGTCGCCGTCGTCGGTCAGGCCCTCGGCCACGCGCAGTTCCAGAACCCGCGCAATCCGGTTGGGCGCGGCGTTCAGGCCGCGCAGGTCGGCGTTGTCGTAAATGCCGGCGCCGGCGGCGGGCGGCGTATAGCGCACCCACACCGCGGTTTCGGTGCCCTGAATCACCGTGTCCAGTTGCAGTTCTATGCCGGTGATGCGCGCCGCGCCCGGTTGCGCCGAAACGCGGTACGCCGCCCGCTCGACGGCGACGCTGGCGCTCGTCATTTGCCCCATCTGATGGCCCGGCAGCACCTCGAAACCTTCCAGCGCATCGCCGTCGGCGAGTTCCGCGCCGGCGGCCAGCGCCCGCGCCGGTTCGTCGAACCGCAGCCACAAACGGCTGCCGGCGTAGCCCGCGCCGTGCAGGCGCGGCGGCGAGACATCGGACACATCCGCCGACGCCGACAAACAGCCCGTCATCGTCTCGTCGGTGTCGTAGTACGGGCAATCCTCAAGCGTCCTGGTCATCGGCGCCATGCTTTCCGTCGCGCCGGTGTCGCGCAGGAAAATCGCATAGCCGCGAACCATCCGTTCCGGGCGCTGCACGCCGTTGTATGCGACGACAACCCTCGCCTGCGACATCGAACTGGCCACCGACGAAGGCGGGATGCCGGCGGCGAGCGCGCCGTCCAGCACATTGCCGATTGGCACCGCCCCCGCCCTCGTCAGCGGCGGCTGATTCCTGCCGGGCGCCGAATACAGCGCCAGCGCGGCGCTTGAAATGGTGACCGGCTCGGTGAACGCCAGCAGATAGCGCAAATCAAACACGCCGGTGTTGGGCGCGCGCTCGACCGACGACAGCACCGAAAACTCGGCCACCTCCGGCGCGCCGCTCTCCGGAACGGTCGCCGTGAAAGTCATGTCGTCGTTCTGCGTGTTGCCGAAAATGTCGGTCAGCCGCCCGCCCGGTATCGTGAACCGGAAACGCTCGCCGCCGACCGCCGACTCGCCGTTGTCGAGCGTGCCCGTCAGGCGCGCGCGGAATGTCAGCGTCGTCTCGTCCTCGCCGACCGCCACCCGCACATCGGTCGCGGCGCCGTAGCGCACCAGTTCCATGCCGGACACCGTCGCGAACGGCCCGGCGGGCGGCACCGCCGCGCCGTTGCGGCTGCGCACGCCGAAGTTGTTCATGAAAGTCGCGGCGCTTGCCGTCGTCAGCACATCCTCAATCGTTACTTCCAGCAACAGTTCGGTGGGGCTGCCCGGCACCGCCGTCGCCTGCGCGGCGGCGCCGACCTGCGGCGCGTTGGCATCGCCGGCGGGCTGCACCTCGCTCCAGACCGGGCGCGCCGGCGCATAGTTTGCAAAAGACCGGCCTTCGTCGTCGCTGATTCGCGCCGCCGCCTGCGTCTGCTCAAGGCGCACGATGTAATGCGCCAGCGTCGTCGTCGTGATGTTGATTGCGGACAGGCCGGTGACGGTCAATTCCCATGTGTCGGAATACACGACGCTGCCCGATGTCATCGCAACCGCGGGCGCGTCGGTGACCGGCGCCGCCGTGAACGACGAATAGGCCGTCGCCGATGTCGCCAGGTTCATCACGCCGGCGTCGCTCGTCAGGCTGTCGGCCAGCGCGGCGAGGTCGGCGCCCTCGGCCACCTCCGGCGCCGAGAACAGCGTGAAACTGTCGGTACTGACGCCGGCCACCGCCTCGGTGAAGCGAAGCCGCCAGGCCATCATCAGCGTGCCGCCGCCGTCGGGCGCAACCCGGTGGCGGCGGAAGTCGGGCACCGGCGCGCCCGGCGCGCGCAGCCGCAACTGCGGCGGCGCGTTCTCGGGGAAGGCCAGTTGCCGCCGGTATTCGGCGCTGTTGGCGTCCGCCACCGCATCGGCGACGGCGCCTGCGGCGAGCGTGACGGTGATGGCCTCGACGCCGTCCGGCGAACCGCCGCTGACCGGCGCCGCGCCGCTGGTTTGCAGCGGAATGTGCAAATTGGCGCCGTCGGCCACGGCATCGCCGGCAAGCGCCGCACCGGTTATCCATTCGCTGGAGGTGGTGACGGCAATCTGCGCGCGCGCCGCGAAGTCGTTCAGCGTGACCGCCTCGTTGAACACCAGCGTCGCGGTCGCCCGGTTGCCCGCGGGAAAGTCCATCAAGGCGCCCGTCAGCACCGGCGCGACGGTGTCCGCCACCTCGTGCGCATCACCGGTGAACGGCAGGCCCTCGATGCCCTGCCCCGGCGCGTCCCTTGCGGCGATGGTCGCGCTCTCATCCACTTGCAGGCGGTAGAAAACGGGCGCGCCAATCCGCTGGACCAGGCTGCCGGTCGAGACGATGTATTCGCGCGAGACAATGCTGTCGGCGTTGACGACCGTGCCGCCCAGCGCCGTTTCATCGGCGCAGGAATCGGCGGCGGCGTCCACCGCGCACACGACAAAGTCGCCGCTGCCGACGCCGCTGACCGGCTCGGTGAAAACAACCGTCCAGCCGGCGCTGGAGGTGGTGTCCGGGTTTTCCTGTGCATCGCCGCGCGCCGCCGCCGAAACCACCCGCGGCGCCGCCGTGTCGTGCAGCGTGAAGAAGTCGGTGCGCGCCGCCACGCTGTTGCCGTCAAAACCGCCGGCGGGGATGTCCTCGATGGCGCCTTCGGGGAAGGCGATTTGCAGGAAATTCGTCGCCGTGACCGGCACCGCGCCGTCCAGCGGCGCAGGCCCGCTGATTTCAAGCGCAAGGCGCAATTCCCCCGCCTCCAGCACCGCGCCGGTTACGCGGATGCCGCTGATGGCGTCGTTCAGGACCGCGGTGCGGTCGTAGCCCGCCGGGTCGCCGGCAAGCGACGCCGCCGACGCCGTCGAGAGTCCGGCGTTGAACAGCGCAACCAGGGCGTCGGTTGTCGCCGCCGCGCGCCGCACATCCTCGTCAAAGCGGTAGATGATGGTCGTGTTGCCGGTCGAGATGGAGGGCGGCGCGGTCAGCCGCGGCGGCGTCTCGTCGCGCAGCGTCAGCACGCCGCGCGCGCCGTCGGGGCCGGTTTGCACGACGCCGCCGAGGGCGCGGGTTTTCGGCGGCACTTCGCGGATGACATTGGTGTCGGTCGTCGCCGGCAGGTAATACAACGGCGCGCCCGACGGCTCGGCCAGTTCAATGGTGTAACCGGCGGTCGAGGCGGCGGCGGTGAACTCGAAACCCGCGCCGGCGAAGGTGTCGGCGCCGCGGCGGGATTGGGCGTCGCTGACGCTCGCGGTGCTCGAGGCCAGCGCGTAAATGTCAAAACTGTTGGCCGCCACGCCGGTGACCGGCTCAGTGAAAGTGACCGTCCATGTAACCCGTCTCGTCGTGCCGCCGGCGACAAGGCCGGCTTGCGCCTCGACGGCGGCGATGACCGGCGCGGCGTTGTCGTTGAACCCGAAGTCCGCCGTCTCGCCGCTTGCCAGCAGGTTGCCGGTCGCATCCTGCCAGCGTATGCCGGCGTCGCCGGTGTAGGTCAGCAGCGTGATGCGCGCGCGCTCGCGCCCTTCGGGCGAGGCGCCGTTCAGCGGCGGCGGCCCCTGTGTCGCGACGGCGAACCGCACCTCGGTGCTGCCCCCCGCCGGAATCGTCGGAAACGATGTCAATGCCGCCGTCGTAATCCAGCCGCCCGGACTGTCGGTGATTTCAATGTCGGCAATGCTGCCCGTCGCCGCGTCAAACTGCACCGGCTCGCTGAAGGTCAGCGTCAGGTTTGCGTTGGCGTCGTCGAGGCGGGCGCTCATCAGCGTCGGCGCAACAAGGTCTTCCGAGGTGTGGAAGGCGCCGCGGCGGT harbors:
- a CDS encoding 3-deoxy-7-phosphoheptulonate synthase, giving the protein MRYQTDDLKIREIRELVAPEALVAQLPISDGVSECVHRSREAVQNILHGRDSRIVVVVGPCSVHHVDSALEYAGRLRPCIDDYAGALHIIMRVYFEKPRTTVGWKGLINDPGLDDSFDINRGLRTARSLLLDLNSRGVSAATEYLDLVSPQYVSDLISWGAIGARTTESQSHRELASGLSCPVGFKNGTDGNIQIAIDALRSASRPHHFLSVTKQGRSAIFSTGGNRDCHIIMRGGKQTNYDAGSVDEAARRLTEAGQLPKMMVDFSHANSLKQHRRQMIVGKAVADQLRAGEERIMGVMVESNLVEGRQDLEPGRELVYGQSITDACLGWDDTVPLLEQLAEGVEAGRAARER
- the hisG gene encoding ATP phosphoribosyltransferase; its protein translation is MTAARFRIAVAKGRLLREALPLLGRAGLAPDGDPLRERRLVMPCTDDGGAEIVIIRAADVPTFVEHGAADFGIAGKDMLMEHAGRGYYELCDLGIARCRMVVAGPARRRAPPRRPRVATKYVATARRHFAQGGRQADIVKLYGSMELAPILGLSDLIVDLVDTGETLRTNGLAEIEEIAAISARLIANRASMRIKGSAMRAVAERFGAAARPE
- the murA gene encoding UDP-N-acetylglucosamine 1-carboxyvinyltransferase, producing the protein MEKLYIKGGGEPLEGRVRISGAKNAVLPVLAATLLTDELMTIGNVPHLNDVTTTIELLRQMGISVVIDERMNLEVNSSTISNFFAPYEVVKTMRASVLVLGPMLARYGYARVSLPGGCAIGSRPVNIHLDSLRKMGAKVDVDDGYIIASAPCMKGADIELPGRTVTGTENLLMAATLARGTTTIRNAAREPEVVDLARCLRKMGADIAGEGGDVITVRGRERLHGCGFDVLPDRIETGTFLTAAAMTGGKVRLENTSAGLVDTILCKLTESGAHINTGNGSIEIDMRGGRPRGVSIETAPYPAFPTDMQAQFTSLNAVAEGSGVVTETVFENRFMHVQEMQRMGADIVVRGNSAYITGNRRLKGAPVMATDLRASASLILAGLVAEGETVVDRIYHIDRGYECIEEKLSQLGADIHRVSA
- a CDS encoding ABC transporter substrate-binding protein — its product is MTRGALALMAGLALASPVCADTGAAKKAVDGLVQELLTEVKANKALYQNNDDALFRLIRQRILPAVDTATLSRLVLGRHWKGLGDGQRRNFTAAMESLLIRSYGKSLTLLTEVDRIRFRAPQKAGGGKYVLVASDVTFEANEPPLSINYMMHDRNGRWQVFDLVIDGLSLVKQFRQSFDREIREDGFDSLLRRLNTAS